One stretch of Psilocybe cubensis strain MGC-MH-2018 chromosome 6, whole genome shotgun sequence DNA includes these proteins:
- a CDS encoding Sec14 cytosolic factor, producing the protein MSNSKQLEILRAFRESLYAEGILHNGDSIGSDDETLLRFLRARKFDLAHSKKMFRECQNWRKTVGSVGVDELYKRTDPFDYPEREAVFECWPLWFHKTDKQGRPLNVHVFGGMDLTKLYKVCTPERHWETMIVNAECLTREILPASSRAAGKPIGTTFVIVDLKGFGIGAFWQMKSLVRSSFQMSQDYYPETMGQLAIINAPSSFTIIWNAIKPWLSKETAQKVDVLGSDYKDVLLDLIYAENLPDFLGGTCKCAEEGGCALSGAGPWQEGRVGWGPKAKAKEKVVKARNDDGFSEKLTPLVVNNGPLPVLEEF; encoded by the exons ATGTCGAATTCAAAACAATTAGAAATCCTGAGAGCTTTCCGGGAGAGCCTGTATGCAGAAGGCATCTTACACAACGGGGACAGCATAGGGTCAGACGATGAAACCCTACT CCGATTTCTGAGAGCACGCAAATTTGATTTAGCCCATTCGAAAAAGATGTTTAGAGAATGTCAAAACTGGCGGAAGACCGTAGGCAGCGTTGGAGTAGACGAGCTTTACAAGAGAACAGATCCCTTTGAT TATCCTGAACGTGAGGCAGTATTTGAATGTTGGCCACTATGGTTCCACAAG ACCGACAAA CAAGGACGCCCTCTGAATGTTCACGTATTCGGCGGCATGGACCTTACAAAGCTATATAAAGTGTGCACACCAGAGAGACACTGGGAAACCATGATCGTTAATGCCGAATGT CTCACCAGGGAAATCCTCCCTGCTTCGTCGAGAGCTGCAGGAAAACCGATTGGAACGACATTTGTGATAGTTGATTTGAAAGGATTTGG GATAGGTGCATTTTGGCAGATGAAATCCTTGGTGAGAAGTTCCTTCCAAATGTCGCAAGACTATTATCCAGAAAC TATGGGCCAGTTGGCCATCATCAATGCTCCTTCTTCATTCACGATTATATGGAATGCGATAAAGCCTTGGTTATCCAAAGAAACTGCGCAGAAAGTCGACGTGCTTGGAAGCGACTATAAAGATGTCCTTTTGGACCTAATATATGCGGAGAATTTGCCTGACTTTCTGGGAGGCACTTGCAAATGTGCAGAGGAAGGAGGATGCGCGTTGAGTGGAGCGGGTCCATGGCAAGAAGGAAGGGTGGGGTGGGGTCCGAAAGCCAAAGCAAAGGAGAAAGTTGTTAAGGCGCGTAACGATGACGGATTTTCGGAAAAATTGACACCATTGGTAGTAAATAACGGTCCCTTGCCAGTACTCGAAGAATTTTGA